In one window of Rhinatrema bivittatum chromosome 10, aRhiBiv1.1, whole genome shotgun sequence DNA:
- the TM2D1 gene encoding TM2 domain-containing protein 1 isoform X2 gives MAASRRRAAWLFDFFLCGVFMCETGAELTMKCDELRLGQYICEDPEINNVTQEPLGCTNSTAYAPCFPAPNITCKDYSGNETYFTGKEVGFYKPMICRNVNGYSYRVAVALSLFLGWLGADRFYLGYPALGLLKFCTVGFCGIGSLIDFILISMQLFF, from the exons ATGGCGGCTTCTCGGAGGCGGGCGGCCTGGTTGTTTGACTTTTTCCTTTGCGGTGTCTTTATGTGTGAGACCGGCGCTGAGCTCACGATGAAATGCGACGAGCTCCGGCTGGGACA GTATATTTgtgaagatcctgaaataaataatGTGACACAAGAGCCACTTGGATGCACAAACTCTACAGCATATG CTCCATGTTTTCCGGCACCTAACATTACGTGTAAGGATTACAGCGGAAATGAAACCTATTTCACTGGGAAGGAAGTTGGATTTTACAAGCCCATGATATGCCGTAATGT aaatggctATTCATACAGAGTGGCAGTGgctctctctctgttccttggGTGGTTGGGAGCAGACAGATTTTATCTAGGATATCCAGCTTTAG GCCTGTTAAAGTTTTGCACTGTCGGATTTTGTGGCATTGGCAGCCTTATTGATTTCATTCTCATCTCCATGCAG ctttttttttag